TTTATTTTCTGGCAAATTCTCACCTTCGTAAATATCAAATAAATCTACATCAAAAAGTATTTTCGGCTCGCTTTCATAAATAACATTTAAAATTTCCGAAAGGCGAATGTCAAGATCGACAAGAATCGAAATATCTCTAATAACCGCAGGATATTTTGGTAGGGGAGTAAATTCATATTCTTCCTGAGAAAGCTTTAAGAGTTTGGCAATATCTAACTCACAAATAAAAACGTTAAAACCATCAGTGTATTTATGGGATAAAGCAGGAATAATTTGGCCTATGTATCCTAAATCAAGATTATCGCTTTTAATAATTGCGGAACGATTTTTAATAAACCAATTTATATTCGCATCTTCAAAAGAAACATCGTGGCAATTCAGCGCCTCAATCAAACTCTCAATAACTCCTTTTAATTCAAAGAAAACGGTATCATCTTTTTTGTTTTTGGTAGCAAGGGCAATTGCTAAACGCCATTCTTCAAAAGGTTTAACAGGCGCCTTCTGAAATGTTTTTCCAATGGTAAATATCTTAATCTTTTCATAAAATTTTAAATTTAACTCAGCGATTTTTAAGAGGTTAATAATTAAAGTGGGTTGCAAATGGGTATATTCATTGCTGATAGGATTTTCTAAAGCGATTACATTTTTTTCGTTTAGATTAAAAGCTTTGATATCATTTAAAGAAATAAAAGCATATGAATATACTTCATCAACTCCATAATTTGTTAAAATGTCTTTGATTTTGTTGCGGAAAACAATTTCCTCGCTGAGATTAATGGGTTTAATAGGGGCCACAGGAGCAAGGGCGGGCGTTTTATTGTAATCATATAATCTTAAAATCTCTTCGGCTAAATCCTCAAATCTTTCGATATCAATACGATGCGGTGGAATTTCAACAAATAAATCAGATGATGATTTTTTGATTATTTTGAAACCGAGACTTTCAAATTTTTTCTCAATAAATTTTTTATCAATTGTAAAACCAATAAAATGATAAAACTTTTCAAAATTAAACCCCAAAACTTTTTTAGTAAATTTTTGCGGGAAAACATCTATTATTCCTTTCAAAATTCTTCCTCCAGCTAATTGTTGAATGAGAGATGCAACATAATCTAATGCCTCAGTTGTTAAAAGTGGAGAAATAGTTCTTTCAAATCGCAAAGAAGCATCAGTTGTTATTCCAACCTTTCGAGAAGCTTTGCGAATAAGCGAAGGATTAAAGTTGGCGCTTTCCAGCACAATGCGTTTTGTGTGAGCATCAATTTCGGCTATTTTACCGCCTTTTATTCCCGCAATTGCTAAAGGATTTTTTAAGTCGGCGATTAATAAAATATCTTTATCTAAAGAAATTTTTCTATCATCTAGAGTTTCAATTTTTTCATTATTTTTGGCTCGCCGAACGATAATGGTTTTAATATTTTTGCCAGTCAGTTTATCATAATCAAATGCGTGCAATGGTTGCCCCGTTAAAAGCATTACATAATTTGTTGCATCTACTACATTATTAATAGATTGTAAGCCGCAAGTTTCCAATTTTTGTTTAAGCCATTTTGGCGATTCTTTTACCTGAACATCAAAAATAACTCGAGCGCTATAACGATAGCAGTCATTTTTATCAACAATTTTAACATTTACAAAATTTGAAGCTTTTTGTTTGCCTTCTTTTAAATTTAAAGAAGGGAGTTTGAAAGGAATATCTAAAATAGCAGATATTTCTTTGGCCAAACCCAAATGTCCGCTGGCATCAGAGAAACGATTTGGCGGCAAATTAATTTCTAAAATAAAATCACCAGCCCTTTTTTCTATTTTTTCTACTTCAAAACTTTTTAATGTTAATTGCGATGCTAATTTTTGAGCAGGTGGAAGATGAGGCACGTATTCTTTTAGCCAATTATAAGAGAATTTCATATTAAAATTGACGAATAAATCTTAAATCGCCCGAATTAAAAAGGCGAATATCAGGAATATTGTATTTTATCATAGCGATACGCTCAAGTCCCATTCCAAAAGCAAAACCCTGCCATTCTTTAGGATTATACCCAACATATTCAAAAACTTTTGGATGGACCATTCCAGCGCCGGCAATTTCAATCCAGCCAGTGTTTTTGCAGAGGGGGCACCCTTTTTGGTTACAGCGCGGACAAGAAATATTGATTTGGACACCAGGTTCAACAAATGGAAAATACGACGGCACAAATTGAACATTTATTTTTTTGGAAAATAATTTTTGAAAGAAGGCGAGAACGATAAATTTAAAATTGGCGAAGTTGATATTTTTATCAACCACCAAACATTCTAATTGATGAAATTGAATATCGTGAGAAGCATCAATGGCTTCATAACGATAAACTGTTCCTGGTGAAACAATTCGGAATGGAGGCTCATGTTTTTCCATATAATGAATTTGAACAGGGGAGGTGTGGGTTCTTAAAAGAAGTTTTTGATTTTTGGCTTTTGGAGAGCCATCATTTTTAATCCAAAAAGTATCCCACATGTCCCTTGCGGGGTGATCGGGTGGAATATTTAAGGCATCAAAATTATAATATTCTGTTTCAATTTCGCTACTTTCAATTATTTCAAAGCCCAATTGACCAAATATTTCATAAATTTGTTTTTCTAAAACAGTTAGAGGATGTAAATGACCGCGTTGAATTTTCTTTCCTGGCAGGGTCAAATCTATCGGTTTAAATTCGGCATTAATAACTAGAAATTCCTTCTTTTCTTTGAGGGCATTTTCAACTTTTTCCCTCAATTCATTAGCGATTGGCCCAATTCTTTTCCTTTCTTCAAGAGATAAATTTTTAAGTGATTTTAGAATATTTGTAAGATGACCTTTTCGGCCGAGGTATTTAATCCTTATCTCTTCTAATTTTTTTATATCTTTGGCGTGACCAATTTCTTCAAAAACTTGTTGTTTAATTTCTTCAATAGTCATATTTTTGGGCGGGCCGGACGGGACTTGAACCCGCGACCTTCTGCGTGACAGGCAGACGCTCTATCCGGGCTGAGCTACCGGCCCTTTGATTTGTTTATAAAATAATTCTATTGAATTTTATCAAAAAATGCAAGTAAATTCGCCTTCAAAAAAAGATTTTTTAATGATAAAATGATATTATATGAATAAAATTTTAAATACTTCTACTTTTTGGCGTTATTTAGTTTATTTTTGGAATATTGTTTTTTATATTATTGTCATTGCCGATATTTTGTATTCAAATAAATATCAAAAAGCCTTGGAAATTGCTGGCGTTATTTTTATGGCAATGCTTTCGATATACGCGGGCACTAAAGAGTTTGAAAGGTGGTTTTCTGTTTATAAAGCAAGGCATCCTGGCGAGGTTTTTGTAGTCAGCTGGACAATTCTAATTGTTTTATTGATTATACTCCCTTATATTTTAGACAATAACTATAAACTACCCGATATCATCGTTTATTGTTATATTAGTGTTTTAACAATTTTTGCTTTAACGCGGCGGTCAAGGTCATTATATCAGAAAAAAATTTATAATCACCGAGAGAACAACACCCCGCTTCATTAATTTTTTATTAATTTATCTACTCTTGAAAGATATAATAAAAAAATTATAATGTTGGATAGCGGGATGGAGAAGTAGTATCTCGCGAGGCCCATAACCTCGAGACCCGGGTGCAAATCCCGGTCCCGCAACAGCGCAGCTCTTTAATTAAATATTTTCCGCCGATGTAGCTCAATGGTTAGAGCGGAGGATTCATAACCCTCAGACGGTGGTTCGATTCCACCCATCGGCACATAAAAAAATCGCCTATTAGGCGATTTTTTTATTTTCAACAGAAACAACAATTTTTAATTGTTAATTTTTAATTTTTTCGCTAGGCGAGATTTTAAGCGTGAGGCTGTATTTTTCTTTATCAAATTTGTCTTAGCAGCTTTGTCTAATTTTTTGTAAACAATAGCCAGCTGTTTTTTAGCCTCATCAAATTTTTTGGCCTCAATTAATCTTTTGTATTTTTTTATTTCTGCTTTAAGAAATTCTTTTTTTTGCTTGTTGATAATATATTGTTTTCGAGATTTTCTTAAAGCTTTTATGGCTGATTTAGTTCTAGGCATATTTTTATTAATTGCTTAATTTATCTTAATTTTAAAAAAAGAAAAAAGAAAGTCAAATGCTATTTTACATGGCCATTTTTTGGTTTATAATAAAAATGTATGATTTATTTTATTGAAGGTGAAATAGTTTTTGTTTCTTCGCGCTTTGTTGTGATAAAAAGCGGGGGAATGGCTTTTAAGGTTTTTGTTCATCCTGAAACAATTATTAATTTAAGTGATCAGCAGAAAAATATAAGACTTTATGTTTATTTGAATGTGAAGGAGGATGCATTGGAATTGTATGGATTTTTAACGCAGGAAGAATTAGAATTTTTCGAATTATTAAATTCAGTGGCTGGTGTTGGTCCAAAATCAGCTTTGGCTTTAATTGGAATAGGTTCAATTCAGAATTTAAAAGCGGCTATTTTAAGTAATAAAATAGAATTTTTAACTAAAGCGCCTGGCATTGGTCGTAAAACCGCCGAGCGAATTATTCTGGAATTAAAATCTAAACTTTCAAAAGAAGAAGGAATTGTTGAAACTTTAGAGTCTGATTTAGAATTAGAAAATGCGTTGGTTGACCTTGGTTATCATAAAGAACAAATTAGAAAAGCATTAAAAGAAATTACTGATAAAAATGCGCCATTTAGTGAACGATTAAAACAAGCACTAAAAATATTAGCTAATAAAAAATAATGATAAAAAAAATAAAGAAAATTTTGAAAAAGCTTTTGCCAACGTGGTTAATTAACTGGTATCATTATTTTTTGGTTTTTTTAGCAGCCCTTTATTATCATTTTCCTTCTCGCAAACTAATTGTTATTGGAATAACTGGAACAAAAGGGAAAACAACTGTTGCCGAATTGGTTAATGCCTTTTTGGAGGCAGCTGGTAAAAAAACTGCGATGATTAATTCGTTGCGTTTTAAGATTGATAAGCAAAGTTGGGCTAATGATTTAAAGATGACCATGCCAGGTCGTTTTATTATCCAGCGCTTTTTATCGCAAGCATTAAAAAGTGGCTGCTATTATGTTATTTTAGAGGTGACTTCAGAGGGATTAAAGCAATTTCGTCATAAATTTATTAATTTTGATGTAGCAGTTTTTCTAAATCTTCAACCAGAACATTTGGAAGCGCATAATAATTCAATGGATGATTATTGCGCTGCCAAAGAAAAACTATTTGCTGCTTTAAAACAACCATGTAAAAATATTCCTATTAATCATCGAATAGGAAAGGTTGATTGTCATATTAAAAAGAAGATGATTGTTAATATTGATGATGAATACAACGAACGATTTTTAAAATATTGGGCTCATGAAAAAATTGGCTTTGCCATAGAAAAAGATAAAAAAGAAAATATTAATTTATTAATAAAGCCAACCTTTTATCAATTAAACGCTGATGGTATAGATTTTGTGTTAAATGACGAGAAAATTCATTCTCCTCTTAAAGGAAAATTTAATTTATACAATTTATTAGCTGCGATAGCAACTGCTTTAAGTTTAGAGGTGCCTTTAAAATTAATTAGTAATGCCATTTTAAATTTTCAAGGGGTGCCTGGTCGTTTTGAAGAGATTAATGAAGGACAGAATTTTAAGATTATCATTGATTTTGCACATACACCCGATTCATTAAAAGCGGTTTATGAAACATTAAAGACGCAATTTTTAACAAAACCAGAAAATAAAATGATTTGTGTTTTAAGTGCTACTGGTGGAGGGCGTGATAAGTGGAAAAGACCAATAATGGGCGAAGTTGCTGCTCAATATTGCGATGAAATTATTATTACCGATGAAGATCCTTATGATGAAGACCCAAAAAAAATTATGTTAGCCATTGCCGAAGGAGTTAAAAAGAAAAATAAGAATTTTCAAATTATTGAAGATAGACGCCAAGCAATTAGTCAGGCATTGAAATTATGTAAGAAAGATGATTGTTTAATAATAACTGGGAAGGGAGCAGAGCAGGTAATGATGGTGAAAGATGAAAAAAAGATTCCGTGGGATGATCGTCGGGCAACAAGAGAGGAATTACAAAAGATAAAAAATGAGTCCTAAGAAAGCGCAAAAACAATTTAAAATTTTGCCTCATACAGCAGATGCGCGGTTATTAATTTTCGGCAATTCTTATGCCGAGATTTTTCAAAATGCTTTATTAGGTATGAAAGCTATACTTCAACCAGAAGAAGACGGGGAAGAGACTGGTTGGCGTAAAATTAAAATTGAATCAATGGACCCAACTGCTTTATTAGTAGATTTTTTATCAGAAGTTTTATATTTAATACAAACAAATCACGAAATTTATGATGAATTGAAAATTTTTGAATTAACCCAATGCAGTTTGGAGGCAGCGCTAAAGGGTAAAAAATTTAAAAACATTAAAGAAGAGATTAAAGCTGTAACCTATCATGAAGCTTATGTTCAGCAAAAAACTGATAATAAATGGGAAGCAA
The DNA window shown above is from Patescibacteria group bacterium and carries:
- a CDS encoding UDP-N-acetylmuramoyl-L-alanyl-D-glutamate--2,6-diaminopimelate ligase, which gives rise to MIKKIKKILKKLLPTWLINWYHYFLVFLAALYYHFPSRKLIVIGITGTKGKTTVAELVNAFLEAAGKKTAMINSLRFKIDKQSWANDLKMTMPGRFIIQRFLSQALKSGCYYVILEVTSEGLKQFRHKFINFDVAVFLNLQPEHLEAHNNSMDDYCAAKEKLFAALKQPCKNIPINHRIGKVDCHIKKKMIVNIDDEYNERFLKYWAHEKIGFAIEKDKKENINLLIKPTFYQLNADGIDFVLNDEKIHSPLKGKFNLYNLLAAIATALSLEVPLKLISNAILNFQGVPGRFEEINEGQNFKIIIDFAHTPDSLKAVYETLKTQFLTKPENKMICVLSATGGGRDKWKRPIMGEVAAQYCDEIIITDEDPYDEDPKKIMLAIAEGVKKKNKNFQIIEDRRQAISQALKLCKKDDCLIITGKGAEQVMMVKDEKKIPWDDRRATREELQKIKNES
- a CDS encoding archease, whose protein sequence is MSPKKAQKQFKILPHTADARLLIFGNSYAEIFQNALLGMKAILQPEEDGEETGWRKIKIESMDPTALLVDFLSEVLYLIQTNHEIYDELKIFELTQCSLEAALKGKKFKNIKEEIKAVTYHEAYVQQKTDNKWEAMVIFDL
- the rpsT gene encoding 30S ribosomal protein S20, encoding MPRTKSAIKALRKSRKQYIINKQKKEFLKAEIKKYKRLIEAKKFDEAKKQLAIVYKKLDKAAKTNLIKKNTASRLKSRLAKKLKINN
- the pheS gene encoding phenylalanine--tRNA ligase subunit alpha, whose product is MTIEEIKQQVFEEIGHAKDIKKLEEIRIKYLGRKGHLTNILKSLKNLSLEERKRIGPIANELREKVENALKEKKEFLVINAEFKPIDLTLPGKKIQRGHLHPLTVLEKQIYEIFGQLGFEIIESSEIETEYYNFDALNIPPDHPARDMWDTFWIKNDGSPKAKNQKLLLRTHTSPVQIHYMEKHEPPFRIVSPGTVYRYEAIDASHDIQFHQLECLVVDKNINFANFKFIVLAFFQKLFSKKINVQFVPSYFPFVEPGVQINISCPRCNQKGCPLCKNTGWIEIAGAGMVHPKVFEYVGYNPKEWQGFAFGMGLERIAMIKYNIPDIRLFNSGDLRFIRQF
- the pheT gene encoding phenylalanine--tRNA ligase subunit beta, with translation MKFSYNWLKEYVPHLPPAQKLASQLTLKSFEVEKIEKRAGDFILEINLPPNRFSDASGHLGLAKEISAILDIPFKLPSLNLKEGKQKASNFVNVKIVDKNDCYRYSARVIFDVQVKESPKWLKQKLETCGLQSINNVVDATNYVMLLTGQPLHAFDYDKLTGKNIKTIIVRRAKNNEKIETLDDRKISLDKDILLIADLKNPLAIAGIKGGKIAEIDAHTKRIVLESANFNPSLIRKASRKVGITTDASLRFERTISPLLTTEALDYVASLIQQLAGGRILKGIIDVFPQKFTKKVLGFNFEKFYHFIGFTIDKKFIEKKFESLGFKIIKKSSSDLFVEIPPHRIDIERFEDLAEEILRLYDYNKTPALAPVAPIKPINLSEEIVFRNKIKDILTNYGVDEVYSYAFISLNDIKAFNLNEKNVIALENPISNEYTHLQPTLIINLLKIAELNLKFYEKIKIFTIGKTFQKAPVKPFEEWRLAIALATKNKKDDTVFFELKGVIESLIEALNCHDVSFEDANINWFIKNRSAIIKSDNLDLGYIGQIIPALSHKYTDGFNVFICELDIAKLLKLSQEEYEFTPLPKYPAVIRDISILVDLDIRLSEILNVIYESEPKILFDVDLFDIYEGENLPENKKSLSFHLVFQADDHTLTSEEVGKALEKIISNLKNKLGAEIR
- the ruvA gene encoding Holliday junction branch migration protein RuvA; the encoded protein is MIYFIEGEIVFVSSRFVVIKSGGMAFKVFVHPETIINLSDQQKNIRLYVYLNVKEDALELYGFLTQEELEFFELLNSVAGVGPKSALALIGIGSIQNLKAAILSNKIEFLTKAPGIGRKTAERIILELKSKLSKEEGIVETLESDLELENALVDLGYHKEQIRKALKEITDKNAPFSERLKQALKILANKK